One Microtus pennsylvanicus isolate mMicPen1 chromosome 3, mMicPen1.hap1, whole genome shotgun sequence DNA window includes the following coding sequences:
- the Aldh1b1 gene encoding aldehyde dehydrogenase X, mitochondrial yields MLSVRFLAHRLLCLQGRHPSYSTVAALPNPIPNPEIRYNQLFINNEWREAVSKKTFPTVNPTTGEVIGHVAEGDRADVDLAVKAAREAFRLGSPWRRMDASERGQLLNRLADLVERDRVYLASLETLDNGKPFQESYVLDLDEVIKVYRYFAGWADKWHGKTIPMDGEHFCFTRHEPVGVCGQIIPWNFPLVMQGWKLAPALATGNTVVMKVAEQTPLSALYLASLIKEAGFPPGVVNIITGYGPTAGAAIAQHMDVDKVAFTGSTEVGHLIQKAAGDSNLKRVTLELGGKSPSIVLADADMAHAVDQCHEALFFNMGQCCCAGSRTFVEESIYHEFLERTVEKAKQRKVGNPFELDTQQGPQVDKEQFERILGYIRAGQKEGAKLLCGGERFGDRGFFIKPTVFGDVQDDMKIAREEIFGPVQPLFKFKKIEEVIQRANNTRYGLAAAVFTRDLDKALYFTQALQAGTVWVNTYNIVTCHTPFGGFKESGNGRELGEDGLRAYTEVKTVTIKVPEKNS; encoded by the coding sequence ATGCTGAGCGTCCGATTCTTGGCGCACCGGCTGCTCTGCCTCCAGGGTCGGCACCCCTCGTACTCTACCGTAGCTGCTCTCCCGAACCCAATCCCAAACCCAGAGATTCGCTACAACCAGCTGTTCATCAACAATGAATGGCGTGAGGCAGTCAGCAAAAAGACCTTCCCCACAGTGAACCCCACCACAGGCGAGGTCATCGGGCACGTGGCCGAAGGTGACCGGGCAGATGTGGACCTGGCCGTGAAAGCAGCCCGGGAGGCCTTCCGCTTGGGGTCCCCGTGGCGCAGAATGGATGCCTCCGAGCGGGGCCAGCTGCTGAACCGTTTGGCTGATCTCGTGGAACGGGATCGGGTGTACTTGGCCTCTTTGGAGACCTTGGATAATGGGAAACCTTTCCAGGAGTCTTATGTCCTGGACCTGGATGAGGTCATCAAGGTGTACCGTTACTTTGCTGGCTGGGCTGACAAGTGGCATGGTAAAACCATCCCTATGGATGGCGAGCATTTCTGCTTCACTCGGCATGAGCCAGTGGGTGTCTGCGGCCAGATAATCCCATGGAATTTCCCACTGGTCATGCAAGGCTGGAAGCTGGCCCCGGCACTCGCTACAGGCAACACTGTGGTTATGAAGGTGGCAGAGCAAACCCCACTTTCTGCCCTGTATTTGGCCTCCCTCATCAAGGAGGCAGGGTTTCCTCCGGGAGTGGTGAACATCATCACTGGCTATGGCCCCACCGCAGGGGCAGCTATAGCCCAGCATATGGATGTGGATAAAGTTGCCTTCACGGGCTCCACCGAGGTGGGCCACCTGATCCAGAAAGCTGCTGGGGACTCCAACCTCAAGAGAGTCACCTTGGAGCTGGGTGGGAAGAGCCCCAGCATCGTGCTGGCAGATGCTGATATGGCTCATGCAGTAGACCAGTGTCACGAAGCCCTCTTCTTTAACATGGGCCAGTGCTGCTGTGCGGGTTCCCGGACATTTGTGGAAGAATCCATCTATCACGAGTTTCTCGAGAGGACTGTGGAGAAGGCTAAGCAGAGGAAAGTGGGGAACCCCTTTGAACTGGACACCCAACAGGGGCCTCAGGTGGACAAGGAACAGTTTGAACGAATCCTGGGCTACATCCGGGCTGGTCAGAAGGAGGGGGCAAAACTTCTCTGCGGTGGGGAGCGTTTTGGGGATCGTGGCTTCTTCATCAAGCCCACAGTCTTTGGCGATGTGCAGGACGACATGAAGATTGCCAGAGAGGAGATCTTTGGGCCTGTGCAGCCTCTGTTCAAGTTCAAGAAGATCGAGGAAGTGATTCAGAGGGCCAACAACACCAGGTATGGCCTGGCTGCGGCTGTGTTCACCAGAGACCTGGACAAGGCCTTATACTTCACTCAGGCCCTGCAAGCTGGGACAGTGTGGGTGAACACCTACAATATTGTCACCTGCCACACACCGTTTGGAGGCTTTAAGGAATCCGGCAACGGGAGGGAGCTGGGGGAAGACGGGCTTAGAGCCTACACGGAGGTGAAGACTGTCACCATCAAGGTTCCAGAGAAGAACTCCTGA